The following DNA comes from Anopheles coustani chromosome 2, idAnoCousDA_361_x.2, whole genome shotgun sequence.
TGTAGAAGAAACGAATCGTTTTGCACGTCCAATTGTTCCTGTTGTGGTCGACCGGCACTGGTGTGAAAAAGGAGCCTATACCAAAACTGTATTACTAATTCTATAGAACTAGAAACGATGGGTCTTTCGCACAGCATTTCCGTTCCCGGTGGGGGTACCGAGGGTTACCATGTTTTGCGGGTAAGTAGCCGTGTCCGGGAAGAAAGCAGAAGCATCCCCCAGAAGTGACAGATGACGTGTTCACTTTCGATCCATCACCTAACACCGTTGTTGGGGCGCTCTTCGGGGATATCTAGACGTGTACCATGCAGCGTTGTACAAAACATGCCTATTGCTCTATTTGCACAGGTGCAAGACAACTCGCCGGGCAAAACGGCCGGGCTGGAGGCGTTCTTCGATTTTATCCTTGCCATCGGGAACACTCGGCTCGATCAGGACAATGATACGCTGAAGGAGCTGCTGAAGGCAAACATCGACAAGGACATTCAGATGACTGTTTACAgcagcaaaacacaaaacattcgCTTGGTGGACATCACCCCCAGCAGCACATGGGGTGGACAGGGATTGCTAGGCGTTAGCATACGGTTCTGCTCCTTCGAGGGCGCAAACGAGAACGTGTGGCATATTCTCGAGGTGCATCCGTCTTCGCCGGCAGAGGAAGCCGGCCTGATTCCATTCACAGACTACATCATCGGTGCCGACTCCATTCTGCACGAAAGTGAAGATCTCTTTACGCTGATCGAGTCCCACGAGGGACGTCCTCTCAAGATGTACGTGTATAATACCGATCTCGACCGTTGCCGGGAGGTGACAATTACGCCCAACACGAAATGGGGCGGCGAAGGTAGTTTGGGTTGTGGTATTGGCTATGGCTATCTGCATCGGATACCAATCCGGGTGCTACCAAGCGAAGGAATGAACCCTCCAACCGGAATCACTGGAGGAGCTCAATCCGTATCGATCGGTCCAGTCACCACAAGCACTGGAGGGGCAGTAACTACTACGGCAGCATATGGACAGCCTATGCCAACTACCAGCTTTGCGGACACGACGAACCGCAATGTACCGTTCATTCCGATGGTGCCCCCATTGGCAAATACTTTCGCACCGCTCGTAAGCAGCGCCGCCAACGATTTACTAACGGTTGCTCCACCCAGTGGTACGACTACAACGGCCACCACTTCCACGATGGGAGATGGCACAGCAGCCCTGGCAAATCAGTTTGCCA
Coding sequences within:
- the LOC131262924 gene encoding Golgi reassembly-stacking protein 2, yielding MGLSHSISVPGGGTEGYHVLRVQDNSPGKTAGLEAFFDFILAIGNTRLDQDNDTLKELLKANIDKDIQMTVYSSKTQNIRLVDITPSSTWGGQGLLGVSIRFCSFEGANENVWHILEVHPSSPAEEAGLIPFTDYIIGADSILHESEDLFTLIESHEGRPLKMYVYNTDLDRCREVTITPNTKWGGEGSLGCGIGYGYLHRIPIRVLPSEGMNPPTGITGGAQSVSIGPVTTSTGGAVTTTAAYGQPMPTTSFADTTNRNVPFIPMVPPLANTFAPLVSSAANDLLTVAPPSGTTTTATTSTMGDGTAALANQFANMSTSTGATDQVNNNVETQTTPKQPTYNNNPMQTVEGVASPPIHVGPAIYTPPSGPSEQASVSQAPTAPSQQPQAPLVNLSYPATSMATNPYSMAASTVPPPSTLASDFYQMYGAPTPASAAVSAPSNSSNYAMSTTIDFLQSQQQQQQQTWSQPPIQMYSTYPQVQPIPDPTNSPAHHASTVPTSTLFQSNAVTTPISLPGMPPITVSATIQPEALRGLQFTNAPPSSTSSVTAGGQQYQQLPPPAMTMSQPTLQ